In Molothrus ater isolate BHLD 08-10-18 breed brown headed cowbird chromosome 20, BPBGC_Mater_1.1, whole genome shotgun sequence, the following are encoded in one genomic region:
- the LHX3 gene encoding LIM/homeobox protein Lhx3: MLLERVRAGSEKAAELCPFPRSPEIPLCAGCNQHIVDRFILKVLDRHWHSKCLKCSDCQTQLAEKCFSRGDGVYCKEDFFKRFGTKCAACQQGIPPTQVVRRAQDFVYHLHCFACIVCKRQLATGDEFYLMEDSRLVCKADYETAKQREAESTAKRPRTTITAKQLETLKNAYNNSPKPARHVREQLSSETGLDMRVVQVWFQNRRAKEKRLKKDAGRQRWGQYFRNMKRSRGTSKSDKDSIQEEGPDSDAEVSFTDEPSMSEMSHSNGIYSTLSEASPALGRQAGTNGSFALEHGGIPAQEPFHDLRSASPYGIPPSPASLQALPGHQPLISSLVYPDNGLAIMGQSGPGVPQPMRVLAGNGPSSDLSTGSSGGYPDFPASPASWLDEVDHAQF; the protein is encoded by the exons ATGCTGCTGGAGCGGGTCCGCGCCGGTTCGGAGAAGGCAGCGGAGCTCTGCCCCTTCCCGCGGAGCCCAG AGATCCCGCTGTGCGCCGGCTGCAACCAGCACATCGTGGACAGGTTCATCCTCAAAGTCCTGGACCGGCACTGGCACAGCAAGTGCCTGAAATGCTCCGACTGCCAGACGCAGCTGGCCGAGAAGTGCTTCAGCCGCGGGGACGGCGTCTACTGCAAGGAAGATTTCTTCAA GCGCTTCGGGACGAAGTGTGCCGCCTGCCAGCAGGGCATCCCCCCGACCCAGGTGGTGCGCCGGGCACAGGACTTCGTTTACCACCTGCACTGCTTCGCCTGCATCGTCTGCAAGCGGCAGCTGGCCACCGGCGACGAGTTCTACCTCATGGAGGACAGCAGGCTGGTCTGCAAGGCGGACTACGAGACGGCCAAGCAGAGAG AGGCTGAGTCTACGGCCAAGAGGCCCCGCACCACCATCACGGCCAAGCAGCTGGAGACCCTCAAAAACGCTTATAACAACTCGCCCAAACCGGCGCGGCACGTCCGGGAGCAGCTCTCGTCGGAGACGGGGCTGGACATGCGGGTGGTGCAG GTCTGGTTCCAGAACCGCAGGGCCAAGGAGAAAAGGCTGAAGAAGGACGCGGGGAGGCAGCGGTGGGGGCAGTACTTCAGGAACATGAAGCGATCCCGGGGGACATCCAAGTCCGACAAGGACAGCATCCAGGAGGAGGGGCCCGACAGCGACGCCGAGGTTTCCTTCACAG ATGAGCCCTCCATGTCGGAAATGAGCCATTCCAACGGGATTTACAGCACCCTGAGCGAAGCCTCGCCGGCGCTGGGGCGGCAGGCGGGCACCAACGGGAGCTTTGCCCTGGAGCACGGCgggatcccagcccaggagccgTTCCACGACCTGCGCTCCGCCAGCCCCTACGGCATCCCCCCGTCCCCGGCgtccctgcaggcactgccaggccACCAGCCCTTGATCTCCAGCTTGGTGTACCCAGACAACGGCTTGGCCATCATGGGACAGAGCGGACCAGGGGTGCCCCAGCCCATGAGGGTCCTGGCTGGGAATGGACCGAGCTCCGACCTCTCCACCGGCAGCAGCGGGGGGTACCCGGATTTCCCGGCCAGCCCGGCCTCCTGGCTGGATGAGGTCGACCACGCTCAGTTTTGA